Proteins found in one Vallitalea guaymasensis genomic segment:
- a CDS encoding CvpA family protein yields MTWLDIVVVGIIAICAIIAYQRGLIKTLFSFVSLIISVVLTMYIYPHVSEFLIKNTGVYGSIKNSIIGLLNLNSATENVNSTGEQINFINQLNLPEQFKHILVTNNNSEVYNLLNVNSIGDYIGGLIATLIINIISFLGVFIVVTILVKIIINLLDLVSKLPVLNQINKIGGLVLGAIKGVIIVWILFLVISLMSTNPNLNNVFDTLKVSEVARYLYDNNLLMNFVTNIKKSIV; encoded by the coding sequence ATGACTTGGTTAGATATAGTGGTAGTAGGAATTATTGCAATCTGTGCAATTATAGCCTATCAGAGAGGACTAATTAAGACTCTTTTCAGTTTTGTTTCATTGATTATATCAGTTGTGCTTACTATGTATATATATCCACATGTAAGTGAGTTCTTGATTAAGAATACAGGGGTATATGGCTCTATAAAGAATTCCATAATTGGCTTATTGAATTTAAATAGTGCTACTGAAAACGTTAATTCAACAGGAGAACAAATCAATTTTATTAATCAGTTAAATTTGCCTGAACAATTTAAACATATATTGGTGACTAATAATAATAGTGAGGTATATAATCTACTTAATGTAAATAGTATAGGTGATTACATAGGTGGTTTGATTGCTACTTTAATAATAAATATTATTTCATTTCTAGGAGTATTTATTGTAGTTACTATTCTTGTTAAGATAATAATTAATCTACTTGATTTAGTTAGTAAATTACCAGTTCTTAATCAAATAAATAAAATAGGAGGATTAGTTCTAGGTGCTATCAAAGGAGTTATAATAGTATGGATTTTATTCTTGGTTATTTCTCTAATGAGTACTAATCCAAATCTGAACAATGTTTTTGATACATTAAAAGTGTCTGAAGTTGCTAGATATTTATATGATAATAATTTATTGATGAATTTTGTTACTAATATTAAAAAGAGTATTGTATAG
- a CDS encoding DUF5711 family protein has product MKEQRIKIFLIMLLVIVSITAYVLVIRPKGFGFVSGKVKLEVLNNLEYNPTDKVHISKLGKNIVRSSKDGVTMMDTNGTTIWDKTFNMMNPKVIKENNYLAVADISARDLYLFDENGFVRDYNVGSPILMFDINENGIVAIIGQKNKGHVIELFDADGTKLIHRETFTENDGYPLAFDISEDGSKMVTSYLYVKGNSLVSNLTFFNFSDNGSDYAERVTGGFSIDETVVPEIRFLDNEHVAAVGDNGILFYKVNVIPEEIQKIEVPNEINKVNYTEDKLLVLYGRPIKNEDNYKDNSLVTYNKEGKSLNVTEFDNEITRLIGNENKYYVESELFIREYYNGKINWESTVKGDVKDIMPLGNNTFLIVLQNEYEVVKLTK; this is encoded by the coding sequence TTGAAGGAACAAAGGATAAAAATTTTTTTAATAATGCTGTTGGTTATAGTATCTATAACTGCATATGTTCTAGTTATTAGGCCTAAAGGTTTTGGGTTCGTTAGTGGGAAAGTCAAATTAGAGGTATTAAATAACCTTGAATATAATCCTACTGATAAAGTACATATAAGTAAGTTAGGAAAAAACATAGTAAGATCTTCAAAAGATGGTGTTACTATGATGGATACTAATGGGACAACCATATGGGATAAGACTTTCAATATGATGAATCCAAAAGTTATCAAAGAGAATAATTATTTAGCAGTAGCAGATATATCTGCTAGGGATCTGTATCTGTTTGATGAAAACGGTTTTGTTAGAGATTATAATGTTGGTTCTCCGATTCTAATGTTTGATATTAATGAGAATGGAATAGTTGCAATCATTGGACAGAAAAACAAAGGACATGTTATAGAGCTTTTTGATGCAGATGGAACTAAGTTAATACATAGAGAGACATTTACTGAAAATGATGGGTATCCTTTAGCTTTTGATATTTCTGAAGATGGTTCTAAAATGGTTACCAGTTATCTTTACGTTAAAGGGAATTCTCTAGTATCCAATTTAACATTCTTCAATTTTAGTGATAATGGCAGTGATTATGCTGAAAGAGTAACAGGAGGCTTTAGCATTGATGAAACTGTGGTTCCTGAAATCAGATTTTTGGATAATGAGCATGTTGCTGCTGTAGGAGATAACGGGATTCTCTTTTATAAGGTAAATGTAATACCTGAAGAAATACAAAAAATAGAAGTACCTAATGAAATAAACAAGGTCAACTATACAGAGGATAAACTACTTGTTCTCTATGGAAGACCTATTAAAAACGAAGATAATTATAAGGATAACAGTCTAGTTACATACAATAAAGAAGGAAAATCATTAAACGTAACAGAATTTGATAATGAAATAACTAGATTAATAGGAAATGAAAACAAGTATTATGTTGAAAGCGAATTATTTATTAGAGAATATTATAATGGTAAAATAAATTGGGAGTCTACTGTAAAAGGTGATGTCAAAGATATTATGCCCCTTGGTAATAATACTTTCTTGATTGTTTTACAAAATGAGTATGAGGTAGTAAAATTAACAAAATAA